The genomic DNA CTGACCTTTGCCAACGTCGTGATTTACGCGTTCAATGTGAGAACGCTCGTGAAAAAGGAGATGCACGAAGAACACTTCTTCGCGGACGTGCTGAAGGGACTTCCAGACAGGAAAATAATGAAAAAGCCCCTGAGGACGGTCTTCCCATCGTTTTTGACCTTCACAAGCTACAACTTCCTGAACCTGCTGGTAAACGGAATGGCGGTTGAAAAGTTATTCAACGTCAACGGCATAGGCTACGTCTTTGCAACGTCAGCGGGGAGGCAGTATGACTACGTGTGGAGCTATCTGAGGGGAATTCACGTTGTTGCCTTCTCCTTTGTCTTCAGACCCAAACTCCTCTT from Thermococcus sp. MV5 includes the following:
- a CDS encoding ABC transporter permease subunit, with product TLAPMFSAIPGWFWGVFLIWILWWRIGLSTIDYMTYIARARLNDKLGFGTYLNAMLIPVLTLTFANVVIYAFNVRTLVKKEMHEEHFFADVLKGLPDRKIMKKPLRTVFPSFLTFTSYNFLNLLVNGMAVEKLFNVNGIGYVFATSAGRQYDYVWSYLRGIHVVAFSFVFRPKLLFFVALVMVFLYFINSSVMEILYSKLDPRVRRDA